TGCAGGAACAGCAGCACGCCGGTATCGATATCGTCAGCGACGGTGAACAGACCCGCCAGCATTTCGTCACCACCTTCATCGAACACCTCAGCGGCGTCGATTTCGAAAAGCGTGAGACCGTGCGCATTCGCAATCGCTATGACGCCAGCGTCCCGACCGTTGTTGGCGCGGTGAGCCGGCCCAAGCCCGTCTTCGTGGACGATGCCAAGTTCCTCCGCCAGCAAACCCGGCAGCCGATCAAATGGGCGCTGCCCGGCCCGATGACGATGATCGATACCCTTTTTGATGCGCACTACAAAAGCCGCGAAAAGCTGGCCTGGGAATTTGCGAAGATCCTCAATCAGGAAGCCAAAGAACTCGAAGCTGCTGGCGTGGATATCATCCAGTTCGACGAGCCGGCCTTCAATGTCTTCTTCGATGAAGTCAACGACTGGGGCGTTGCCACGCTTGAACGCGCGATCGAAGGGCTCAACTGCGAGACCGCCGTCCACATCTGCTATGGCTACGGCATCAAGGCCAATACCGATTGGAAGCAGACGCTGGGCTCGGAGTGGCGTCAATACGAAGAGTCGTTCCCCAAGCTGCAGGCATCCACTATCGACATCGTCTCGCTGGAGTGCCACAACTCGCATGTGCCGATCGATCTGATCGAACTGGTGCGCGGCAAGAAGGTCATGGTCGGCGCCATCGACGTGGCAAGCAACACGATCGAAACACCGCAGGAGGTGGCCGACACGCTACGCAAGGCGCTTCGGTTTGTGGATGCCGACAAGCTCTACCCGTCCACCAACTGCGGCATGGCGCCGCTCGCCCGGCACGTCGCACGCGGCAAACTCAGTGCCCTCAGTGCGGGTGCAGACATCATTCGCGCAGAACTGTCGGCGCAGTAGCGCACTGGTGATTTCGATGGATTGGCTGCCGTCGCATGTGCCGCGCGCTCAGCCTCATGAGGTGGAATCAGGTCGTTTGCGTGTCGAGTGTGCCGCGCGCGTACCTAGGCTGAGGCATGGTAGCTAACACCGCATGTGATGCTCGGCTGCCATGTGCAACGTCGATCAGGGCCCATGGTTGGCTCCCAGTCCGGGAAGATGGTAGGCCGATAGTGGGTGTGGCCTGGTTAAACCCTTGCTGC
The nucleotide sequence above comes from Xanthomonas campestris pv. campestris str. ATCC 33913. Encoded proteins:
- a CDS encoding methionine synthase — protein: MNKLLPTSTAGSLPKPSWLAQPEKLWSPWKLQDEELTEGKQDALRLSLQEQQHAGIDIVSDGEQTRQHFVTTFIEHLSGVDFEKRETVRIRNRYDASVPTVVGAVSRPKPVFVDDAKFLRQQTRQPIKWALPGPMTMIDTLFDAHYKSREKLAWEFAKILNQEAKELEAAGVDIIQFDEPAFNVFFDEVNDWGVATLERAIEGLNCETAVHICYGYGIKANTDWKQTLGSEWRQYEESFPKLQASTIDIVSLECHNSHVPIDLIELVRGKKVMVGAIDVASNTIETPQEVADTLRKALRFVDADKLYPSTNCGMAPLARHVARGKLSALSAGADIIRAELSAQ